CAGACCATCATCTCGGGGATGGGCGAGCTTCATCTCGAGATCCTCACCGACCGCATGCTGCGGGAGTTCGGCGTGAAGGCCAACGTCGGCAAGCCGATGGTGGCCTATCGAGAGACGATCACGCAGGCGGCCGAGGCCCGCGGCCAGTACATCCGCCAGAGCGGCGGCAGGGGCCAGTACGGCGACGTGACGCTCCGCGTCGAGCCCCTGGCCGAGGGCGGATTCGAGTTCGTGAACGAGATCAAGGGCGGCGACGTGCCGCGGGAGTTCGTGCCTTCCGTGCGCGCGGGCGTCGAGAGCGCCATGGAGAACGGCATTCTCTCCGGGTATCAGCTCGTCGACATGAAGGTCGCGCTCGTCGGCGGGAGCTATCACGAGGTGGACTCGAGCGACATCGCCTTCCGCGCGGCGGGCTCGATCGCGCTCCGGGACGCCGTCATGAAGGCGCGCCCCGTGCTGCTCGAGCCGATCCTGAGCGTCGAGGTCGTCGTGCCGGAGCAGTACGTCGGCGAGGTCATCGCCGACCTCAACGCGCGGGGCGGGAAGATCGAGGGCTCGAGGATGCGCGCCGACGCGCAGGTCGTGGACGCGACGGTGCCGCTCGGCCGGATGTTCGGATACGCGACCGCGCTTCGGTCGCTCACGCAGGGCAGGGCGCTCTACACGACGCAGTTCTCGCACTACGCGGGCGTCTCGCAGGAGAGGCAGGAGAAGATCGTGGCGGGGTTCGGCTGGGCCTAGCGACGACGAAGGAGTCGGGAGATGGCGAAGCAGAAGTTCGAGCGGACGAAGCCTCACATCAACGTGGGGACGATCGGGCACGTGGACCACGGGAAGACGACGCTGACGGCGGCGATCACGAAGGTCCTTGAGCAGAAGGGCCTGTCG
The Candidatus Effluviviaceae Genus I sp. genome window above contains:
- the tuf gene encoding elongation factor Tu (EF-Tu; promotes GTP-dependent binding of aminoacyl-tRNA to the A-site of ribosomes during protein biosynthesis; when the tRNA anticodon matches the mRNA codon, GTP hydrolysis results; the inactive EF-Tu-GDP leaves the ribosome and release of GDP is promoted by elongation factor Ts; many prokaryotes have two copies of the gene encoding EF-Tu) — protein: MAKQKFERTKPHINVGTIGHVDHGKTTLTAAITKVLEQKGLS